One stretch of Nocardia fluminea DNA includes these proteins:
- the dnaE gene encoding DNA polymerase III subunit alpha → MAPSGSFVHLHNHTEYSMLDGAAKISPLFAEAERLGMTAVGMTDHGNMYGASEFYNSAKKAGIKPIIGIEAYIAPGSRFDTKRVKWGDPGQKGDDVSGSGAYTHMTMVAENATGLRNLFKLSSLASIEGQLGKWARMDEEIIAQHAEGIIATTGCPSGEVQTRLRLGHDREALEAAAKWQEIFGAENFFLEVMDHGLSIERRVREGLIDISKQLGIPPIATNDCHYVTKDQSVNHEALLCIQTGKTLSDPTRFKFDGDGYYLKSAAEMRAIWDAEVPGACDNTELIGERVQSYDEVWQHRDRMPVFPVPEGHTQATWLRKEVLDGLDRRFPDGPSREYLDRADFELNVICEMGFPAYFLVVGDLIKHALEVGIRVGPGRGSAAGSLVAYAMGITNIDPIPHGLLFERFLNPERVSMPDIDIDFDDRRRGEMVRYATEKWGSDRVAQVITFGTIKTKAAIKDSARVLFGQPGFAIADQITKALPPPIMAKDISVSGITDPDHERYKEATEVRELIASNPDVAKIYETARGLEGLIRNAGVHACAVIMSSEPLTDAIPVWKRAQDGAIITGWDYPSCEAIGLLKMDFLGLRNLTVIGDALENIKANRGIDLDMDNLPLDDPATYELLARGDTLGVFQLDGSAMRDLLRRMQPTGFGDIVAVLALYRPGPMGMNAHNDYADRKNNRQEVKPIHPELEEPLKEILADTFGLIVYQEQIMQIAQKVAGYSLGQADILRRAMGKKKLSVLEEAYAGFRDGMLANDFSEPAIKALWDTILPFAGYAFNKSHAAGYGLVSFWTAYLKANYPAEYMAGLLTSVGDDKDKAAIYLSDCRKMGITVLPPDVNESELNFASVGTDIRFGLGAVRNVGTNVVGSIISARKEKSKFTDFSDYLNKIDAIACSKKVTESLIKAGGFDSLGHPRKGLLLIHSDAIDAVMSTKKAEAIGQFDLFGGLDDGDDSMASVFNVKVPEDEWETKHKLALEREMLGLYVSGHPLNGVEHVLAAQVDTPIPAILEGDVKDGAQVTIGGILASVNRRINKNGLAWASAQLEDLTGGVEVLFFPQSYSVYGMDVVEDAVVLVKARVSVRDDRISLIANDLVVPDLSAIGVAKPVAVVMTTRMCTPDKLGELKKVLSRHRGTSDVFIRHVGAREKTTMLKLDDAWRVSPSSALMGDLKALLGPGCLG, encoded by the coding sequence TTGGCTCCGTCCGGATCGTTCGTTCACCTGCACAACCACACCGAGTACTCGATGCTCGATGGAGCGGCGAAGATCTCGCCGCTGTTCGCGGAGGCGGAGCGGTTGGGTATGACCGCGGTCGGCATGACCGACCACGGCAACATGTACGGCGCCTCGGAGTTCTACAACTCGGCCAAGAAGGCCGGCATCAAGCCGATCATCGGCATCGAGGCCTACATCGCACCGGGCTCACGCTTCGACACCAAGCGCGTGAAGTGGGGCGATCCGGGACAGAAGGGCGATGACGTCTCGGGCTCGGGTGCCTACACCCACATGACCATGGTCGCCGAGAACGCGACCGGCCTGCGCAACCTGTTCAAGCTGTCGAGCCTGGCCTCCATCGAGGGCCAGCTCGGCAAGTGGGCGCGCATGGACGAGGAGATCATCGCCCAGCACGCCGAGGGCATCATCGCCACGACCGGCTGCCCGTCGGGTGAGGTGCAGACCCGCCTGCGTCTGGGCCACGACCGCGAGGCGCTCGAAGCCGCCGCGAAGTGGCAGGAGATCTTCGGCGCCGAGAACTTCTTCCTCGAGGTGATGGACCACGGTCTGTCCATCGAGCGCCGGGTCCGCGAGGGCCTGATCGACATCAGCAAACAGCTCGGCATCCCGCCGATCGCCACCAACGACTGCCACTACGTCACCAAGGACCAGTCGGTCAACCACGAAGCGCTGCTGTGCATTCAGACCGGCAAGACGCTCTCGGACCCGACCCGGTTCAAGTTCGACGGTGACGGCTACTACCTCAAGTCCGCCGCCGAGATGCGCGCCATCTGGGATGCCGAAGTCCCGGGCGCCTGCGACAACACCGAGCTCATCGGTGAGCGCGTGCAGTCCTACGACGAGGTCTGGCAACACCGCGACCGGATGCCGGTCTTCCCGGTGCCGGAAGGCCACACCCAGGCCACCTGGCTGCGCAAGGAAGTCCTCGACGGTCTCGATCGCCGCTTCCCGGACGGTCCGTCGCGCGAGTACCTCGACCGCGCCGATTTCGAGCTCAACGTCATCTGCGAGATGGGTTTCCCCGCCTACTTCCTCGTCGTCGGTGACCTGATCAAGCACGCCCTGGAAGTCGGCATCCGCGTCGGTCCCGGTCGTGGTTCGGCCGCCGGTTCGCTGGTCGCCTACGCGATGGGCATCACCAATATCGACCCCATCCCGCACGGCTTGCTCTTCGAGCGATTCCTCAACCCCGAGCGCGTGTCGATGCCCGATATCGATATCGACTTCGATGATCGCCGTCGCGGTGAGATGGTCCGCTACGCCACCGAGAAGTGGGGCAGCGATCGCGTCGCCCAGGTGATCACCTTCGGCACCATCAAGACCAAGGCCGCGATCAAGGACTCCGCGCGAGTCCTGTTCGGCCAGCCCGGTTTCGCCATCGCCGACCAGATCACCAAGGCGCTGCCGCCGCCGATCATGGCCAAGGACATCTCGGTCTCCGGTATCACCGATCCCGACCACGAGCGGTACAAGGAAGCCACCGAGGTCCGCGAACTCATCGCGAGCAACCCCGATGTCGCCAAGATCTACGAGACGGCGCGTGGTCTGGAAGGCCTGATCCGCAACGCGGGCGTGCACGCCTGCGCGGTGATCATGTCCTCGGAGCCGCTGACCGACGCGATCCCGGTGTGGAAGCGCGCCCAGGACGGCGCGATCATCACCGGCTGGGACTATCCCTCGTGCGAGGCCATCGGCCTGCTGAAGATGGACTTCCTCGGCCTGCGCAACCTCACCGTCATCGGTGATGCCCTGGAGAACATCAAGGCCAACCGCGGCATCGATCTGGATATGGACAACCTGCCGCTCGATGACCCGGCCACCTACGAGCTGCTCGCCCGCGGCGACACCCTCGGCGTGTTCCAGCTCGACGGCAGCGCCATGCGCGACCTGCTGCGCCGCATGCAACCCACCGGCTTCGGCGACATCGTCGCCGTTCTCGCGCTGTACCGCCCCGGCCCGATGGGCATGAACGCCCACAACGACTACGCCGACCGCAAGAACAACCGGCAAGAAGTCAAACCGATCCACCCCGAACTCGAAGAGCCACTGAAGGAGATCCTGGCCGACACCTTCGGCCTGATCGTCTATCAGGAACAGATCATGCAGATCGCGCAGAAGGTGGCCGGGTACTCGCTCGGCCAAGCCGACATCCTGCGCCGCGCCATGGGTAAGAAGAAGCTGTCCGTCCTGGAAGAGGCCTACGCCGGCTTCCGTGACGGCATGCTCGCCAACGACTTCTCCGAACCCGCCATCAAGGCGCTGTGGGACACGATTCTCCCGTTCGCCGGCTACGCGTTCAACAAATCGCACGCCGCGGGCTACGGCCTCGTCTCCTTCTGGACCGCCTATCTCAAGGCCAACTATCCGGCCGAGTACATGGCGGGCCTGCTCACCTCCGTCGGTGACGACAAGGACAAGGCGGCCATCTACCTGTCGGACTGCCGCAAGATGGGCATCACGGTGCTGCCGCCCGATGTCAACGAATCGGAGCTGAACTTCGCCTCCGTCGGCACCGATATCCGCTTCGGGCTCGGCGCGGTCCGCAATGTCGGTACCAACGTGGTCGGCTCGATCATCAGCGCCCGCAAGGAGAAGTCGAAGTTCACCGACTTCTCCGACTATCTGAACAAGATCGACGCGATCGCGTGCTCCAAGAAGGTCACCGAATCCCTCATCAAGGCAGGCGGATTCGACTCGCTCGGGCACCCGCGCAAGGGCCTGCTGCTGATCCACTCCGACGCGATCGACGCGGTGATGTCGACCAAGAAGGCCGAGGCGATCGGCCAGTTCGACCTGTTCGGCGGCCTCGACGACGGCGACGACTCGATGGCGTCGGTGTTCAATGTCAAAGTCCCCGAGGACGAATGGGAGACCAAGCACAAGCTTGCCCTCGAGCGGGAGATGCTGGGCCTGTACGTGTCCGGCCACCCGCTCAACGGCGTCGAGCACGTGCTGGCCGCCCAGGTCGACACCCCCATTCCGGCGATCCTGGAGGGCGACGTCAAGGACGGCGCGCAGGTGACCATCGGCGGCATCCTCGCCTCGGTGAACCGCCGGATCAACAAGAACGGGTTGGCCTGGGCCTCGGCGCAATTGGAAGACCTCACCGGTGGCGTGGAGGTGCTGTTCTTCCCGCAGTCGTACTCGGTCTACGGCATGGATGTGGTCGAAGACGCCGTGGTGCTGGTGAAGGCCCGCGTCTCCGTGCGTGACGACCGCATCTCGTTGATCGCCAACGACCTGGTCGTCCCCGACCTCTCGGCCATCGGCGTGGCCAAGCCGGTGGCGGTGGTCATGACGACCCGGATGTGCACCCCCGACAAGCTCGGTGAGCTGAAGAAGGTCCTGTCCCGCCACCGGGGTACCTCGGATGTCTTCATCCGCCACGTCGGCGCCCGCGAGAAGACCACCATGCTCAAACTCGACGACGCCTGGCGGGTCTCCCCGTCCTCCGCGCTGATGGGTGATCTGAAAGCGCTACTCGGTCCGGGCTGCCTGGGCTGA
- a CDS encoding TetR/AcrR family transcriptional regulator → MARPKEFDEHRAVDAAMRAFWSAGYEATSTQDLCAATGLGRSSIYNTFTSKRDLFDRALRHYMTTKNAALFDILDSDAPARQRIAAILHRTADAPETEPAGCLVVNSIVELAPHDAAARELLAADGDRRLDALTAAVESGQRAGEFAADRDARAIAQFLIATISGMRVAARGGADHATLTAIADTALACL, encoded by the coding sequence ATGGCCAGACCCAAGGAATTCGACGAGCACCGCGCCGTGGACGCCGCCATGCGGGCGTTCTGGTCCGCAGGCTACGAAGCGACCTCCACCCAGGACCTCTGTGCCGCCACCGGTTTGGGCCGCAGCAGCATCTACAACACCTTCACCAGCAAGCGCGATCTGTTCGATCGCGCTCTGCGCCACTACATGACGACCAAGAACGCGGCCCTGTTCGACATCCTCGACAGCGACGCGCCGGCCAGGCAGCGGATCGCCGCCATCCTGCACCGGACCGCCGACGCGCCCGAGACCGAACCGGCGGGCTGTCTCGTGGTCAACTCGATCGTCGAACTGGCCCCACACGATGCCGCCGCCCGCGAACTCCTGGCCGCCGACGGCGACCGCCGCCTCGACGCTCTCACCGCGGCCGTCGAAAGTGGTCAGCGCGCGGGCGAATTCGCCGCCGATCGGGACGCCCGCGCGATCGCCCAGTTCCTGATCGCCACCATCAGCGGTATGCGCGTCGCGGCACGCGGCGGCGCCGACCACGCCACCCTCACCGCGATCGCCGACACCGCGCTGGCCTGCCTCTGA
- a CDS encoding sodium/solute symporter, translating to MSTGTPALTVTALLLAALATVGIGFYGVRLSRTTSDFLVASRTVGSRWNAAAISGEYLSAASFLGVAGLIAKYGADALWYPVGFTAGYVGLLMFVAAPLRRSGAYTVPDFAEFRLGSIRLRRMAAGLVVLVCAVYLIPQFQGAGLTLHILLGVPAWVGAVAVGAIVLANVIGGGMRSVTLVQAFQYWLKLTAVAVPALVLGLHFLADERPVATAVPPTVDERTTVDISTDVVVHLDVSQQVTITGTLDGQPVAGPVALTPGDHTLAEGTELILAPGAAVPVVAGAPADGASWVAPGGGFGGQHPQYQVFSLIVATFLGTMGLPHVLVRFYTNRDGPSARRTALTVIGLVGVFYLFPILLGVFARLHVPQLLITGASDAAVVLLPGAVLGGLGGQLLAALAAAGAIAAFLSTSSGLLVSLAGVLSTDVLRGRIRDFRLAALVAGLVPLSLAVTVASLDLSRTVALAFSVAASTLCPLLVLGIWWRGLTAAGAAAGMLTGGITAGGATVLAVLGGVSPDLADGWPAAVVDYPGAVSVPLAFAVTILVSLATRGQDPRAVAGVFLRMHAPERLGMSADRDPETVTHR from the coding sequence ATGAGCACCGGCACCCCCGCGCTCACCGTCACCGCGCTGCTGCTTGCGGCGCTTGCCACGGTCGGTATCGGGTTCTACGGAGTGCGCCTGTCACGCACGACCTCCGATTTCCTCGTCGCGTCGCGCACGGTGGGCTCACGGTGGAACGCGGCGGCGATCTCCGGCGAATACCTCTCCGCCGCTTCCTTTCTCGGCGTCGCCGGCTTGATCGCCAAATACGGGGCGGACGCACTGTGGTATCCGGTGGGTTTCACCGCGGGCTATGTGGGCCTGCTGATGTTCGTGGCCGCGCCGCTGCGCCGCTCCGGCGCGTACACCGTGCCGGACTTCGCCGAATTCCGGCTCGGCTCGATCCGGTTGCGGCGCATGGCCGCCGGTCTCGTCGTCCTGGTCTGCGCGGTGTATCTGATCCCGCAGTTCCAAGGGGCCGGACTGACCCTGCACATTCTGCTCGGAGTGCCCGCCTGGGTGGGCGCGGTCGCGGTCGGCGCGATCGTCCTCGCGAACGTGATCGGCGGCGGAATGCGGTCGGTCACCTTGGTGCAGGCGTTCCAGTACTGGCTGAAACTGACCGCGGTGGCGGTGCCCGCCCTGGTGCTCGGACTGCATTTCCTCGCCGACGAACGCCCCGTCGCCACCGCCGTTCCGCCGACCGTCGACGAACGCACCACCGTCGATATCTCCACCGATGTCGTAGTGCACCTGGATGTTTCCCAGCAGGTGACGATCACCGGAACGCTCGACGGGCAGCCGGTCGCCGGACCGGTGGCGCTGACGCCCGGCGATCACACCCTCGCCGAGGGCACCGAACTGATCCTCGCACCGGGTGCGGCGGTTCCGGTGGTCGCCGGTGCCCCTGCCGACGGCGCGAGCTGGGTGGCGCCCGGCGGCGGCTTCGGCGGGCAACACCCGCAGTACCAGGTGTTCTCGCTGATCGTGGCGACCTTCCTCGGCACCATGGGACTGCCCCATGTGCTCGTCCGCTTCTACACCAATCGTGACGGCCCGTCCGCGCGCCGGACCGCGCTGACGGTGATCGGACTGGTCGGCGTGTTCTACCTGTTCCCGATCCTGCTCGGCGTCTTCGCCCGCCTCCACGTGCCCCAACTGCTGATCACCGGCGCCTCCGACGCGGCCGTGGTGCTGCTGCCGGGCGCGGTGCTCGGCGGACTCGGTGGACAGCTGCTGGCCGCGCTGGCGGCGGCCGGGGCGATCGCGGCATTCCTGTCCACCTCGTCGGGGCTGCTGGTCAGCCTGGCGGGAGTGCTCAGCACCGACGTGCTGCGCGGCCGGATCCGGGACTTCCGGCTCGCCGCCCTGGTGGCAGGGCTGGTCCCGCTGTCACTCGCGGTGACCGTGGCGTCGCTCGATCTCTCGCGCACCGTCGCCCTCGCCTTCTCGGTGGCCGCGTCGACGTTGTGCCCGCTGCTGGTCCTCGGCATCTGGTGGCGCGGGCTCACCGCGGCCGGCGCGGCCGCCGGCATGCTCACCGGCGGCATCACCGCGGGGGGAGCGACCGTGCTCGCGGTACTGGGTGGCGTCTCCCCCGACCTGGCCGACGGCTGGCCCGCCGCCGTCGTCGACTATCCGGGCGCGGTCAGCGTGCCGCTGGCGTTCGCGGTGACCATCCTGGTCAGCCTCGCCACCAGGGGGCAGGATCCCCGGGCGGTGGCGGGGGTGTTCCTGCGCATGCACGCCCCCGAACGACTCGGGATGAGTGCCGATCGCGACCCCGAAACCGTCACTCACCGGTGA
- a CDS encoding DUF485 domain-containing protein, with protein sequence MTQTDTEAPDPRTPSADEWLAVQASPQFQELRTRLRRFIFPMTALFLVWYLSYVLLGAYAHDFMAQKVFGNINVGLLLGLGQFVSTFLITGLYVRFANRELDPRAAAIREELEGGLA encoded by the coding sequence ATGACCCAAACCGACACCGAGGCGCCAGATCCGCGCACGCCGAGTGCCGACGAATGGCTCGCGGTACAAGCGAGCCCGCAATTCCAAGAACTGCGAACTCGTTTGCGCCGCTTCATCTTCCCGATGACCGCGCTGTTCCTGGTGTGGTACCTGAGCTATGTGCTGCTCGGCGCCTACGCGCACGACTTCATGGCACAGAAGGTCTTCGGCAACATCAATGTGGGTCTGCTGCTCGGGCTCGGGCAGTTCGTCTCCACGTTCCTCATCACCGGGCTCTACGTCCGGTTCGCCAACCGTGAACTGGACCCGCGCGCCGCGGCCATCCGCGAAGAGCTCGAAGGGGGCCTGGCATGA
- a CDS encoding Cmx/CmrA family chloramphenicol efflux MFS transporter, which translates to MPTAVYILGLSIFAQGTSELMLAGLLPDLATDLGVSIPRAGLLISAFALGMLVGAPVLAVVTLRWPRRDALLAFLAIFVAAHVVGALSGDYWVIFATRVVSAFVYAGFWALAAATAVSLVAPQLRGRAMSVVAGGLTIATIIGVPAGTVIGQHWGWRAAFWAVAGLSALSAIGVLTKIPGGRPATVTNVRGELRVMANPRLWVSYGATALSTGSAFVTFAYLGALLTDTTGISPTWVPAVLGLYGVGGLIGITVGGRFADAHPFRTLYAGAAGMTVIAAAIAVTAHSPAPVIALVLLLGAFGFATNPALNTRVFTLADGAPTLAAATNYSAFNVGITVGPWLGGLAIGAGLGFTSVGWIGAALGLAMLATVGLSHRLERESRTAAATPAPQLPALTHP; encoded by the coding sequence ATGCCGACCGCTGTCTACATCCTGGGCCTGTCCATCTTCGCCCAGGGCACCTCCGAGCTGATGCTGGCCGGACTCCTGCCTGATCTCGCCACGGACCTGGGCGTCTCCATTCCCCGTGCGGGACTGCTCATCTCGGCCTTCGCGCTGGGCATGCTGGTCGGCGCGCCGGTACTGGCCGTGGTGACGCTGCGGTGGCCACGCCGCGACGCACTGCTGGCCTTCCTCGCGATCTTCGTCGCCGCCCATGTCGTCGGCGCGCTGAGCGGCGACTACTGGGTGATCTTCGCGACCCGGGTGGTGAGCGCCTTCGTGTACGCCGGGTTCTGGGCGCTGGCGGCGGCGACCGCGGTGAGCCTGGTGGCGCCCCAGTTGCGCGGACGGGCGATGAGCGTCGTCGCGGGTGGACTCACGATCGCGACGATCATCGGGGTGCCCGCGGGCACCGTCATCGGCCAGCACTGGGGCTGGCGCGCGGCGTTCTGGGCGGTCGCGGGCCTGTCGGCACTCTCGGCGATCGGCGTGCTCACCAAGATTCCCGGCGGTCGGCCCGCCACGGTCACGAACGTGCGTGGCGAATTGCGGGTGATGGCGAATCCGCGGTTGTGGGTGTCCTATGGCGCCACCGCGCTGTCGACGGGTTCGGCGTTCGTCACCTTCGCCTACCTCGGCGCCCTGCTGACCGACACCACCGGCATCTCGCCCACGTGGGTTCCGGCGGTGCTCGGCCTGTACGGCGTCGGCGGGTTGATCGGTATCACGGTCGGCGGTCGATTCGCCGACGCGCACCCGTTCCGCACCCTGTACGCCGGCGCCGCCGGGATGACCGTGATCGCGGCGGCGATCGCTGTCACCGCGCACTCCCCCGCCCCGGTGATCGCGCTCGTGTTGTTGCTCGGCGCATTCGGTTTCGCCACGAACCCGGCCTTGAACACGCGCGTTTTCACGCTGGCCGACGGCGCACCGACACTGGCCGCGGCGACCAACTACTCGGCGTTCAACGTCGGGATCACCGTCGGTCCGTGGCTGGGCGGACTGGCCATCGGCGCCGGGCTGGGCTTCACCTCGGTCGGCTGGATCGGCGCCGCGCTGGGCCTGGCCATGCTCGCGACCGTCGGGCTGTCCCATCGGCTGGAACGTGAATCCCGCACGGCCGCTGCGACTCCCGCGCCGCAGCTGCCCGCGCTCACTCACCCGTAG
- a CDS encoding sensor histidine kinase: MTPFIVATAALALLVVALLVWRRTQRVVTTPAQRAVHQALHTASLAAVPLRRGLTEESASEAAPHLRALAGAEALGVADAEGTLLAWDGPQTAMFDSFADAARRAVADERPVLVTGDEHTLIAQPLPIDTGAAVGVLGMVTTGKPGPGMLGAVAEVARYACGQLELAELDASRSRVDRAELRALRAQISPHFIYNALNTIASFVRTDPDRARELILEFADFTRYSFRAAGEFTVLADELRNIERYLALEQARFGDALDVRLRIAPEVLGVVLPFLALQPLVENAVRHGLAGGGRGGQLSIVATDAGTDCLISVEDDGIGMDPDLLRSGALDAVDTGSGPARTGEAAHVGLANVDDRLRAAFGNDYGLVVETAPGAGTKVSMRVPKFRAGIRA, encoded by the coding sequence ATGACCCCCTTCATCGTGGCCACTGCGGCCCTCGCCCTGCTGGTCGTGGCCTTGCTGGTGTGGCGGCGCACGCAGCGGGTGGTCACCACACCCGCCCAGCGGGCCGTCCACCAGGCGCTGCACACCGCGTCGCTGGCGGCCGTGCCGTTGCGGCGTGGGCTGACCGAGGAGTCCGCGAGCGAAGCGGCCCCGCATCTGCGGGCGCTCGCCGGTGCCGAGGCGTTGGGTGTGGCCGATGCGGAGGGGACGCTGCTGGCCTGGGACGGTCCACAGACCGCGATGTTCGACTCGTTCGCCGATGCCGCGCGACGGGCTGTCGCCGACGAGCGGCCCGTGCTGGTCACCGGCGACGAACACACGTTGATCGCGCAACCGCTGCCGATCGACACCGGAGCGGCGGTCGGGGTGCTCGGCATGGTGACGACCGGCAAGCCGGGGCCGGGCATGCTCGGTGCGGTCGCGGAGGTGGCGCGCTACGCGTGCGGGCAGCTGGAACTCGCCGAGCTGGACGCGTCGAGGTCGCGGGTGGACCGGGCCGAATTGCGGGCGCTGCGAGCCCAGATCAGCCCACACTTCATCTACAACGCGCTCAACACCATCGCCTCGTTCGTCCGCACCGACCCGGATCGGGCCCGCGAACTGATCCTCGAATTCGCCGACTTCACGAGGTATTCGTTCCGCGCCGCGGGCGAATTCACCGTGCTCGCCGACGAACTGCGCAATATCGAGCGGTACCTGGCGCTGGAACAGGCCCGCTTCGGCGATGCGCTCGACGTGCGCCTGCGCATCGCACCGGAGGTCCTCGGTGTCGTCCTGCCGTTCCTCGCCTTGCAGCCGCTCGTCGAGAACGCCGTCCGCCACGGCCTCGCCGGCGGCGGCCGCGGCGGTCAACTGAGCATCGTCGCCACCGACGCGGGCACCGACTGCCTGATCAGCGTCGAGGACGACGGCATCGGCATGGACCCCGACCTGCTGCGCTCGGGCGCCCTCGACGCCGTCGACACCGGCTCCGGCCCCGCACGCACCGGCGAGGCGGCCCACGTGGGCTTGGCCAACGTCGACGACCGCCTGCGTGCCGCGTTCGGTAACGACTACGGCCTGGTCGTGGAGACCGCACCGGGCGCGGGCACCAAGGTCAGCATGCGGGTGCCGAAATTCCGGGCCGGTATCCGCGCCTGA
- a CDS encoding LytR/AlgR family response regulator transcription factor, which translates to MTWNTEESSTALRVLAVDDEKPALDELVYLLSTQPGVGEIHRAGEATGALRLLRAHPIDAVFLDIDMPGLTGMELAGILSEFAEPPAVVFVTAHDDHAVAAFDLGAVDYLLKPLRGARLGEAVRRILAARVSVPTTVVAESAHPSEVIPVELGGVTTLVNRADVAWVEADGDYARLHTGTGSHLVRIPLSALESRWEDAGFLRVHRSYLVALRLVTGLRSAGNATVVCLRAEGAAGAVELPVSRRQVRELKQRLVHGPRQNWSQR; encoded by the coding sequence GTGACGTGGAACACCGAAGAATCCTCGACCGCCCTGCGGGTGCTCGCCGTCGACGATGAGAAACCGGCGCTGGACGAGCTCGTATACCTGCTGAGCACGCAGCCGGGGGTCGGCGAGATCCACCGGGCGGGCGAGGCAACGGGGGCGCTGCGGCTGTTGCGCGCGCATCCGATCGACGCGGTGTTCCTCGATATCGACATGCCGGGGCTCACCGGCATGGAACTGGCCGGGATTCTGTCGGAATTCGCGGAGCCACCCGCGGTGGTTTTCGTGACCGCGCACGACGATCACGCGGTGGCCGCTTTCGACCTGGGTGCCGTGGATTACCTGCTGAAGCCCTTGCGGGGTGCTCGCCTCGGGGAGGCGGTGCGGCGGATTCTGGCGGCACGGGTTTCGGTGCCGACGACGGTGGTGGCGGAGTCCGCGCATCCCAGCGAAGTGATTCCGGTGGAGCTCGGCGGGGTGACCACGTTGGTGAACAGGGCCGATGTGGCGTGGGTCGAGGCGGACGGGGACTACGCGCGGTTGCATACCGGGACGGGGTCGCATCTGGTGCGAATTCCGTTGTCAGCGCTGGAATCACGGTGGGAGGATGCCGGATTCCTGCGGGTGCACCGGTCGTATCTGGTGGCGTTGCGACTGGTGACCGGGCTGCGCAGCGCGGGGAACGCGACGGTGGTGTGCTTGCGGGCCGAGGGGGCGGCGGGGGCGGTGGAGTTGCCGGTGAGCCGGCGGCAGGTGCGTGAGCTCAAGCAGCGGCTGGTGCACGGCCCTCGGCAGAACTGGTCGCAGCGGTGA